A single Anopheles funestus chromosome 2RL, idAnoFuneDA-416_04, whole genome shotgun sequence DNA region contains:
- the LOC125765145 gene encoding uncharacterized protein LOC125765145 → MAARAAYYFVSVLVLAMIGWQGVEAQSNPWRRQNDSFATESASDRSQRLGLTTGYGGVNGYGYSSTGLGSYTPLKIDLGGVVLGTLVGIGALLLLPKLVNVIGGGYGGSGHYRSADSDPTGISDLMSKVDDYLAQNNIDSGACMQKAVCSYLRSSDYHAQVGTADQVEHMILALSENSIIDYMLDGTAIKEAIKNGKMQTARSCDELYSTCPLDRQSTLKLFKKMFPIGN, encoded by the exons ATGGCAGCTCGTGCAGCTTACTACTTCGTGTCCGTTTTAGTGCTAGCAATGATCGGTTGGCAAGGTGTGGAAGCACAAAG CAATCCTTGGCGACGACAAAACGACAGCTTTGCGACTGAATCTGCCAGCGATCGTAGCCAACGGTTGGGATTAACAACGGGCTACGGTGGCGTTAATGGTTACGGTTACTCCAGCACCGGATTGGGTTCCTACACACCGCTCAAGATCGATCTGGGTGGTGTCGTTCTCGGCACACTCGTCGGTATCGGtgctctgctgctgcttccgaaGCTGGTCAATGTGATCGGTGGTGGGTACGGTGGATCCGGTCACTACCGTAGCGCGGACAGTGATCCAACCGGTATCTCCGATCTGATGAGCAAGGTTGACGATTATCTCGCGCAGAACAACATCGATTCTGGGGCGTGCATGCAGAAGGCCGTCTGTAGCTACCTTCGCTCGTCCGATTACCACGCGCAGGTGGGCACAGCCGATCAAGTGGAGCATATGATCTTGGCACTTTCCGA AAACTCGATCATTGACTATATGCTGGATGGGACGGCGATCAAGGAAGCGATCAAGAATGGCAAAATGCAAACAGCACGATCATGCGATGAACTATACTCGACATGCCCGCTTGACCGCCAATCCACGCTGAAGCTGTTCAAGAAGATGTTCCCGATCGGCAACTAA